The following proteins come from a genomic window of Corynebacterium hansenii:
- a CDS encoding GDSL-type esterase/lipase family protein, which yields MKPSLRARISNMHRSALAIAATAALATGLLAVSATGAAPNADADPAGKDLVVFGDSFSSNPTLPAGHIIAGTGPTSGSRAPVAGAGGCPQDPENWPRVAAGILDVSLADYSCNGTGRIPYLDLTNTVIKAVNNGDLGPSTRKVALMYGGLDAIQWVDTGTHVAGVAGNLPSGYHATIAEVQRRVRQAAPNAEIVMAGYPEFGAGDNFCVINTTPDTPSPIMVPGAGAIETGLQSSIRSAADAHGMRFIDLKSMTAGHGTCAAPDSQRYVAGIYDQTSDHNMKLHPTLEGSRAMGRIMADNLR from the coding sequence ATGAAGCCCTCGCTCCGTGCCCGCATATCAAATATGCACCGTTCCGCCCTAGCCATCGCCGCAACCGCCGCCCTCGCCACCGGCCTGCTCGCCGTCTCCGCCACCGGCGCCGCCCCGAACGCCGACGCCGACCCGGCGGGCAAGGATCTCGTCGTCTTCGGCGACTCCTTCTCGTCCAACCCGACGCTGCCCGCCGGCCACATCATCGCCGGCACCGGCCCGACCAGCGGCTCCCGCGCCCCCGTCGCCGGCGCGGGCGGCTGCCCCCAGGACCCCGAGAACTGGCCGCGCGTCGCCGCCGGCATTCTCGACGTTTCCCTGGCCGATTACTCCTGCAACGGCACCGGGCGCATCCCCTACCTGGACCTGACCAACACGGTGATCAAGGCCGTCAACAACGGCGACCTCGGCCCGTCGACGCGCAAGGTTGCGCTGATGTACGGCGGCCTCGACGCCATCCAGTGGGTCGACACGGGCACGCACGTCGCGGGCGTCGCCGGCAACCTGCCCAGCGGCTACCACGCCACCATCGCGGAGGTGCAGCGCCGCGTGCGCCAGGCCGCCCCCAACGCGGAGATCGTCATGGCCGGCTACCCGGAGTTCGGCGCGGGCGACAACTTCTGCGTCATCAACACCACGCCGGACACCCCGTCGCCGATCATGGTGCCGGGCGCCGGCGCCATCGAGACCGGCCTGCAGTCGTCGATCCGCTCGGCGGCCGACGCGCACGGCATGCGCTTCATCGACCTCAAGTCGATGACCGCCGGCCACGGCACCTGCGCCGCGCCGGATTCGCAGCGCTACGTCGCCGGCATCTACGACCAGACCAGTGACCACAACATGAAGCTGCACCCGACCCTCGAGGGGTCGCGCGCCATGGGCCGCATCATGGCGGACAATCTGCGCTGA